From one Halodesulfovibrio sp. MK-HDV genomic stretch:
- the thrB gene encoding homoserine kinase yields the protein MADYPNETDCITLIGMASAGKSTLGKILAHELGWVFIDTDHLIEGQYGTNLQAVTDSMTKEEFLDVECSVVSALRAKRCIIATGGSVVYREEAMKHLSSLGPVCHLDVSLPTILERISENPDRGLAIAPGQTIEDLYNERAELYKNYADFSVKCENKTAGECVTALLAAIGVQS from the coding sequence ATGGCAGATTACCCGAACGAAACTGATTGTATTACACTTATCGGCATGGCCAGCGCAGGCAAATCAACCTTAGGGAAGATTCTTGCTCATGAGCTAGGCTGGGTGTTTATTGATACCGACCATCTTATTGAAGGCCAGTACGGAACAAACTTGCAGGCTGTTACCGACTCTATGACAAAAGAAGAATTTCTTGATGTCGAATGCTCCGTTGTCAGCGCGTTACGCGCTAAGCGTTGCATCATCGCCACCGGCGGTAGTGTTGTGTACAGAGAAGAAGCAATGAAGCACCTGAGTTCATTAGGGCCGGTATGCCATCTGGATGTCAGTCTGCCGACGATTCTTGAGCGCATTAGCGAAAATCCGGATCGCGGCCTTGCCATCGCGCCAGGACAGACCATTGAAGATCTCTACAACGAGCGTGCTGAATTATATAAAAACTATGCAGACTTCAGTGTTAAATGCGAGAATAAAACAGCTGGAGAATGTGTCACAGCGCTACTGGCAGCTATAGGAGTGCAATCGTGA
- a CDS encoding S24 family peptidase has protein sequence MNKDYNEEEWQLQEFIAESILLVGGVPKLAEIAGVSSRTVYAWKKGERHPNRQNLRRLTSYLEKLAEQTESSTELYFPLSVGAERRGAHEYVNRNDVMQVDDSTTTFLAPALEPDGHQEEFFFVDKAEARPSAGGGSLATSDSSDGRYAFRLDWILHKTQDSKSLKIMEVMGRSMERTLHNGDLCLVNQSDKDLVEDRVYVVRLDDEIYVKRFSRIPGKYLFRGDNRELAYQDIEIDPRDESLSWEVIGRVIWAGKDL, from the coding sequence ATGAACAAAGACTATAACGAAGAAGAATGGCAACTTCAGGAATTCATAGCCGAGTCCATCTTGCTTGTGGGCGGGGTACCTAAACTTGCAGAAATTGCAGGGGTCAGCTCGCGTACTGTGTATGCATGGAAGAAAGGCGAAAGACACCCAAACAGACAAAATTTAAGAAGACTTACAAGCTATTTGGAAAAACTTGCTGAACAGACAGAGTCCTCAACCGAGCTTTATTTTCCTCTGTCTGTAGGGGCGGAACGTCGTGGTGCGCATGAATATGTTAACCGGAACGATGTTATGCAGGTGGATGATTCTACGACCACCTTCCTTGCTCCTGCACTAGAACCTGACGGTCATCAGGAAGAATTTTTCTTTGTAGATAAAGCAGAGGCTCGGCCTAGTGCCGGTGGTGGTTCCCTCGCGACAAGCGATTCTTCAGACGGTCGTTATGCCTTCCGGCTTGATTGGATTTTGCACAAAACGCAGGATTCTAAGAGTCTTAAGATAATGGAAGTGATGGGGCGCTCCATGGAGAGGACGCTGCATAACGGTGACCTTTGTCTTGTAAATCAATCTGATAAAGATCTTGTTGAAGACAGGGTGTATGTTGTGCGTCTTGATGATGAGATTTATGTGAAGCGCTTTTCCCGTATCCCCGGTAAATACCTGTTCCGTGGTGACAACCGCGAACTTGCGTATCAGGATATAGAAATTGACCCGCGTGATGAGTCCCTAAGCTGGGAAGTCATCGGGCGGGTTATCTGGGCAGGAAAGGATTTGTAA
- a CDS encoding RNA polymerase sigma factor, with translation MEVVNEDWETVRTVLEGDTAAYALIIDRHQAHVATIVGAHVPPQYVSEVAHETFVRAYRSLASYAPKKPFKHWLTTIALRSCTDFWRSHYRKKESPLCDFSDNSTQWLEAVRFAESEREFERLSQAREAKDILNLVLDSLPPLDRMVLVMTQLEEYSSQEAAELLGISSANVKVRAFRAKRTLKKLLKKYGIEGA, from the coding sequence ATGGAAGTGGTCAATGAAGACTGGGAAACAGTCCGCACCGTGCTGGAGGGTGATACTGCAGCGTATGCGTTGATCATTGATCGACATCAAGCCCATGTGGCGACTATCGTGGGGGCCCATGTGCCGCCGCAATACGTATCTGAGGTTGCGCACGAAACTTTTGTTCGTGCATATCGCTCACTTGCTTCATATGCACCCAAAAAGCCTTTTAAACATTGGCTGACAACGATTGCTCTACGAAGTTGTACGGATTTTTGGCGTTCTCATTATCGGAAGAAAGAATCACCGCTATGTGATTTTTCGGATAATTCTACCCAGTGGCTCGAGGCTGTCCGCTTTGCTGAATCTGAAAGAGAGTTCGAAAGGTTAAGCCAAGCACGGGAAGCTAAAGATATTTTGAATCTCGTGCTTGATTCATTGCCACCATTAGACCGGATGGTGCTGGTGATGACGCAACTTGAAGAATATTCCAGCCAGGAAGCAGCTGAGCTGCTGGGTATTAGTTCCGCCAATGTAAAAGTTCGTGCATTTAGAGCAAAGCGTACGTTAAAGAAGCTTTTAAAAAAGTACGGGATAGAAGGGGCATAG
- a CDS encoding DUF370 domain-containing protein translates to MKSSKLLNIGFGNYVVHHRVVSIVTPTSSPMRRVREDARNEGRLVDATQGRKTRSIIITDSNHVILSAIQAETISQRFLQEDND, encoded by the coding sequence ATGAAAAGCAGCAAGCTGCTTAACATTGGCTTTGGTAATTATGTCGTGCACCACCGTGTTGTAAGCATTGTGACGCCCACGTCTTCTCCTATGCGTCGCGTTAGGGAAGATGCGCGAAATGAAGGGCGGCTCGTGGATGCAACTCAGGGAAGAAAAACGCGATCAATAATTATCACAGATTCTAATCACGTTATTTTGTCTGCTATTCAGGCAGAAACTATTAGTCAGCGTTTCCTACAGGAGGATAACGACTAA
- a CDS encoding MucR family transcriptional regulator, which yields MEDYLKEALEIVKAQASVRTMTEEEITSMVKTLASGIRIISEEDALAEETQEAAVDPKKSIKEKTVTCLECGKTFKILTKRHLALHDLDAISYREKWGLKKNTPLVCKALQRERRKKMNTMKLWERRRKNED from the coding sequence ATGGAAGACTACTTAAAAGAAGCGTTGGAAATTGTGAAGGCGCAAGCTAGTGTGCGGACCATGACAGAGGAAGAAATTACCTCGATGGTTAAAACACTTGCGTCTGGCATCAGGATTATTAGCGAAGAAGATGCTCTTGCTGAAGAAACACAGGAAGCTGCAGTTGATCCTAAAAAGTCCATTAAAGAAAAGACTGTAACATGTCTTGAATGTGGAAAAACTTTTAAGATTTTAACTAAACGTCATCTTGCGTTACATGATCTGGATGCGATTTCCTATCGTGAGAAGTGGGGGCTGAAAAAGAACACGCCGTTAGTTTGTAAAGCGTTACAACGCGAACGGCGTAAAAAAATGAACACAATGAAATTGTGGGAGAGAAGACGTAAAAACGAAGACTAA
- a CDS encoding AlpA family transcriptional regulator, giving the protein MNTYGYNDECDNYGPEPTAEYSPLLPPTAALQGRARTYMSNGQIVLVGLTAICRAVGAGPSTIKKWIKEEDFPVRKCSDGIYRASPESIREWFSHASPQDM; this is encoded by the coding sequence ATGAACACTTACGGATACAACGATGAGTGCGACAATTACGGACCGGAACCTACGGCAGAATATTCACCACTACTTCCGCCGACTGCCGCCTTGCAAGGCAGAGCGCGTACATATATGTCAAACGGTCAAATTGTTCTGGTAGGGCTTACTGCCATTTGTAGAGCGGTAGGTGCAGGACCGAGCACCATTAAGAAGTGGATTAAAGAGGAAGATTTTCCTGTGCGTAAATGCTCGGACGGAATCTACAGAGCCTCCCCCGAATCCATCAGAGAATGGTTTTCGCACGCGTCCCCGCAAGATATGTAG
- the rpsI gene encoding 30S ribosomal protein S9: MSNEFDYGTGRRKNATARTRLYAGSGQITVNGRPYDEYFPRKTLQMIIRQPLELVKMLEKFDIKINVAGGGMSGQALAARHGISRALLVIDEDLRPTLKKAGFLTRDARKKERKKPGQRGARANFQYSKR; encoded by the coding sequence ATGTCCAACGAATTTGATTACGGCACAGGCAGAAGAAAAAACGCTACTGCTCGTACCCGCCTCTACGCTGGTAGCGGTCAGATCACTGTTAACGGTCGTCCTTACGATGAATACTTTCCACGTAAGACTCTCCAGATGATCATCCGTCAGCCTCTTGAGCTTGTTAAAATGCTTGAGAAGTTCGACATCAAAATAAACGTTGCAGGCGGCGGTATGTCCGGTCAGGCTCTTGCAGCTCGTCACGGTATTTCCCGTGCACTGCTCGTGATTGACGAAGATCTGCGTCCAACACTCAAAAAAGCAGGCTTCCTGACCCGTGACGCTCGTAAGAAAGAGCGTAAAAAACCAGGTCAGCGTGGCGCTCGCGCTAACTTCCAGTACTCCAAGCGTTAA
- a CDS encoding class I SAM-dependent methyltransferase, whose protein sequence is MRSSRWSMFREFIRDPFSTGTVCSSSPSLCKMIASSEWLPNADVVVELGAGTGCISKHLIRSLKDGATFISIEKNPHLYKTLVAQYSHTHFVLDGAENLPDILRQKSVNKADVIISSLPWASFSSEQQSELTQAIRTSLKPNGIFITYAYVCGAVLPSFAAFRKQLAQSFCNVDTSRIVWNNFPPAFLYQCRQPVPVLTETAEIRSSHRSKYSC, encoded by the coding sequence ATGCGTTCATCCCGTTGGAGCATGTTTCGAGAATTCATACGCGACCCATTTTCAACAGGCACTGTCTGTTCCAGCAGCCCGAGCCTTTGTAAAATGATCGCAAGCAGTGAATGGCTACCTAACGCCGATGTGGTGGTAGAGCTTGGTGCTGGCACCGGATGTATTTCAAAACATCTAATCCGGTCACTTAAAGATGGTGCCACCTTTATTTCCATCGAAAAAAACCCGCATCTCTATAAAACACTTGTAGCTCAATATTCACACACACACTTTGTGCTTGATGGTGCGGAAAATCTTCCTGACATCTTACGACAAAAATCCGTGAACAAAGCGGATGTTATTATTTCATCATTACCTTGGGCGTCTTTTTCTTCTGAGCAACAAAGCGAACTTACGCAAGCCATACGAACAAGCTTAAAGCCCAATGGCATATTTATTACCTACGCCTATGTTTGCGGCGCGGTGCTTCCATCATTCGCAGCTTTTCGCAAACAGCTGGCACAATCATTTTGCAATGTAGATACCTCCAGGATTGTCTGGAACAATTTTCCTCCTGCCTTTCTCTACCAGTGTAGGCAACCTGTTCCAGTCTTAACCGAAACAGCTGAAATAAGATCGTCGCACCGATCGAAGTATAGCTGCTAA
- a CDS encoding HPP family protein, translating to MLLRRRAWDILRDDYPVVKIDDPLAEAIRKLNACASEGCLCALVEDRNGRIKGAVSIWDTMRFMEDTLLRGDGMKCLDENRYEQMFTNACKVSGSISVKDVMDKDMTIIRPDEPLLLVLEDFVKKGRSYAVVMEGGHVIGVIMINDIYKEISDQILARG from the coding sequence ATGCTATTACGAAGACGTGCCTGGGATATTTTACGTGACGATTATCCCGTTGTTAAAATAGATGATCCACTTGCTGAGGCTATTCGTAAACTTAACGCATGTGCTTCAGAAGGTTGCCTGTGTGCTTTAGTGGAAGACCGTAATGGTCGCATTAAAGGCGCGGTTTCAATTTGGGATACAATGCGTTTTATGGAAGACACTCTGCTCCGTGGCGACGGCATGAAATGCCTTGATGAAAATCGCTATGAACAGATGTTTACTAATGCTTGCAAAGTCTCCGGCTCCATTAGCGTGAAAGACGTTATGGATAAGGATATGACTATTATTCGACCGGATGAACCGCTTTTGCTCGTGCTGGAAGACTTTGTAAAAAAAGGTCGCAGCTATGCGGTAGTCATGGAAGGCGGACACGTTATCGGTGTCATCATGATTAACGATATTTACAAAGAGATCAGTGATCAGATTTTAGCACGCGGTTAA
- a CDS encoding YicC/YloC family endoribonuclease, with protein MLKSMTGYGRCTHEGDGFTMTWEIRSVNSRHLDLKWRLPMLARSLETRFEKTVRKFGQRGRVEITLNLQIQRAELQAVAFNTAQASAMLEELAKFAGERGDNFAPDYTRMLGMSFLWEDSSNEPEKEFANKLVEGLELALTDWNKARATEAAALSADMLERTGRMRGWVATIKERSPQIKEERFATLRDRITEVLARVESELEEQRFLQEITVLSDKLDVSEEITRLNAHIERFDELINGGGEAGKRLDFTLQECFREVNTCGNKIQDQQVARLIVDFKNELEKCREQVQNLE; from the coding sequence ATGCTTAAAAGCATGACAGGATACGGTCGTTGCACTCACGAGGGCGACGGCTTCACCATGACTTGGGAAATCCGTAGCGTAAACAGCCGCCATCTTGACCTTAAATGGCGTCTTCCAATGCTGGCTCGCTCACTGGAAACCCGTTTTGAAAAGACCGTACGTAAATTCGGCCAGCGCGGCCGTGTAGAAATAACACTCAATTTGCAGATTCAGCGTGCTGAATTGCAGGCCGTAGCATTTAACACTGCTCAGGCTTCTGCAATGCTTGAAGAACTTGCAAAATTTGCAGGCGAACGCGGTGACAATTTTGCACCGGATTACACTCGCATGCTTGGTATGTCTTTCCTGTGGGAAGACAGCAGTAATGAGCCGGAAAAAGAATTTGCTAATAAGCTTGTTGAAGGCCTTGAGCTCGCACTTACTGATTGGAACAAAGCTCGTGCAACTGAAGCAGCTGCTCTTTCTGCAGACATGCTTGAGCGTACAGGACGTATGCGCGGTTGGGTTGCAACCATTAAAGAACGTTCACCGCAGATCAAAGAAGAACGCTTTGCTACACTGCGTGACCGCATTACCGAAGTGCTTGCCCGTGTTGAATCCGAACTGGAAGAACAGCGTTTCTTACAGGAAATCACCGTACTGTCCGATAAGCTTGATGTGAGTGAAGAAATCACCCGCCTTAATGCCCATATTGAGCGCTTTGACGAGCTCATTAACGGCGGCGGCGAAGCTGGCAAACGCCTTGATTTTACCCTGCAGGAGTGCTTCCGCGAAGTGAACACCTGTGGCAACAAAATTCAAGATCAGCAGGTTGCCCGCCTCATCGTTGATTTCAAAAACGAACTCGAAAAATGCCGGGAACAGGTACAGAATCTGGAGTAG
- the rplM gene encoding 50S ribosomal protein L13, which produces MKTFSPKPEDITREWFVVDAEDQILGRLATQIAHRLRGKHKPEFAPHVDNGDFIVVVNCEKIKVTGNKMADKMYYRHTGYPGGLKEANLATMLEKKPEDVIRKAVQGMLPKNRLGRAIMKKLKICVGTEHPHAAQNPQVLELKY; this is translated from the coding sequence ATGAAAACTTTCAGCCCTAAGCCTGAAGATATCACCCGCGAGTGGTTTGTAGTTGACGCAGAGGACCAGATCCTTGGTCGTCTCGCTACCCAGATCGCTCACCGCCTTCGTGGCAAACATAAGCCAGAATTCGCACCTCACGTTGACAACGGTGATTTCATCGTAGTCGTGAATTGTGAAAAAATCAAAGTTACCGGTAACAAGATGGCAGACAAAATGTACTACCGTCACACCGGTTACCCAGGTGGCCTCAAAGAAGCTAACCTTGCAACAATGCTTGAGAAGAAACCTGAAGATGTTATTCGCAAAGCTGTTCAGGGCATGCTTCCTAAGAACCGTCTTGGTCGCGCTATCATGAAAAAGCTCAAGATCTGTGTTGGTACAGAGCATCCACATGCTGCTCAGAACCCTCAGGTTCTTGAACTTAAGTACTAG
- a CDS encoding SH3 domain-containing C40 family peptidase, protein MAELVRNSQRCHHSIRLAFALAVLVTMCMSVASCRNVGRYPVWEYNQQNAVADLENLSQNPSDYLKHDAHTPVMTAAEQAVQFAALKVYHFSPWRQSKPTHSREDAFWGTTAYPHTLGYAENLLPWTKAAMSKLVARQSMGTYPSMAKHAITVRSSSLRVLPTSKPYFFNPALPGEGYPFDYFQNSSVHAGTPIFISHSSVSGKWLFAETAYASGWILANDVAYVTSEQEQMVMSGTLHAIMRDGVALKTSKGNYLSTGSVGAIFPRVKGSKATKAPVMLSKVVQAAKAKRVSARKGLFEAMTGLKCNDAKFNALKSKYRVVQPKSYVYLLVPARKTNGQAEFFKVPVWTKQVAEIPAPMTPRAMAELAQHVIGQRYGWGGLYLDRDCSSAVRDLFIAFGVWLPRNSSTQADTGKQVISLKGLTASDKQDLIVENGIPFFSLIGMHGHIGLYLGYEPITKMPIMLHDIWGVRTFNADRESRAIIGRICITTLRPGEERRDVKKDYFYSRIMKLQVKPGIWKRK, encoded by the coding sequence GTGGCCGAATTAGTGCGGAATTCGCAACGGTGTCATCACAGCATCAGACTGGCGTTTGCCTTGGCTGTGCTTGTGACTATGTGCATGAGCGTTGCCTCGTGCCGGAATGTCGGAAGATATCCGGTGTGGGAATACAATCAGCAAAATGCCGTTGCAGACTTAGAAAATTTGTCACAAAACCCTTCAGATTATTTAAAGCACGATGCGCACACGCCAGTCATGACGGCGGCAGAACAGGCTGTACAGTTTGCAGCGCTTAAAGTGTACCACTTTTCGCCGTGGCGGCAGTCAAAGCCGACCCATTCTAGAGAAGATGCATTTTGGGGAACAACGGCTTACCCGCATACTTTAGGTTATGCGGAGAACCTGCTTCCGTGGACAAAGGCTGCCATGTCAAAACTTGTGGCAAGGCAGTCTATGGGCACATATCCCAGCATGGCAAAACATGCGATTACAGTTCGTAGCTCTTCGTTGCGTGTGCTTCCTACTAGCAAGCCATATTTTTTCAACCCAGCCCTTCCCGGTGAAGGGTATCCGTTTGACTATTTCCAAAACTCCAGCGTTCATGCCGGAACACCGATTTTTATTTCCCATTCATCAGTTTCAGGGAAGTGGCTCTTTGCAGAAACAGCATATGCAAGTGGCTGGATTCTTGCCAACGATGTTGCGTATGTAACAAGTGAACAAGAGCAGATGGTAATGTCTGGAACATTGCACGCAATTATGCGTGATGGAGTAGCGCTCAAAACTTCGAAAGGTAATTATCTGTCTACAGGATCTGTCGGAGCTATTTTCCCTAGAGTAAAAGGGAGTAAAGCGACGAAGGCGCCTGTTATGTTGTCCAAAGTAGTTCAGGCCGCTAAAGCAAAAAGGGTAAGTGCCAGAAAAGGTTTGTTTGAGGCAATGACGGGGCTCAAATGCAACGACGCAAAGTTTAATGCTTTGAAATCAAAATATCGTGTTGTTCAACCTAAGTCATACGTATACCTACTTGTTCCAGCGCGTAAGACAAATGGGCAGGCAGAATTCTTCAAAGTTCCAGTCTGGACAAAACAGGTGGCGGAAATTCCGGCACCAATGACGCCTAGAGCAATGGCTGAGCTGGCTCAGCATGTTATCGGACAACGATACGGCTGGGGTGGGTTATATTTAGATAGAGACTGTTCTTCCGCAGTGCGTGATCTTTTCATCGCATTCGGAGTATGGTTGCCGCGAAATTCCAGCACTCAAGCTGATACGGGCAAGCAAGTTATTTCATTGAAGGGCTTAACTGCCAGCGACAAGCAAGATTTGATTGTTGAAAATGGAATTCCATTTTTCTCTCTTATCGGTATGCATGGACATATCGGGCTGTATTTAGGATATGAACCTATTACTAAAATGCCGATTATGTTGCATGACATCTGGGGTGTTCGCACGTTTAATGCGGATAGGGAAAGCAGAGCGATTATTGGTCGCATCTGTATTACCACCCTGAGGCCGGGTGAAGAGAGGCGGGATGTTAAGAAGGATTATTTCTATAGCAGGATCATGAAGCTCCAAGTCAAACCCGGAATATGGAAACGAAAATAA
- the mtaB gene encoding tRNA (N(6)-L-threonylcarbamoyladenosine(37)-C(2))-methylthiotransferase MtaB gives MSESYTFYAATLGCKINQYETQALREVWVARGFSELDSAADADFILVNSCAVTAKAVSDVRSTVRQLHRANEEAQIVVTGCAAQVMGDELKALPGVTRIVPQDAKTSLKTWPELKEGMAEPENVFPDFAVTNYNRARAVVKVQDGCSHRCTYCIVPLTRGRSRSRSVADIITEARTLLESGFRELILSGVNLRQFGRDLDGTPDFWDLIDEFERALGKKWGGKARFRISSLEPGQLGAKALEVLSRSTMVAPQLHISLQSGSDSVLKRMGRGHYKTAPLLDFLDKLHDVWPVYGLGADILMGFPGETEEEFQETMAYITTMPLTYAHVFPYSIRPGTAAATMSDQLPKQVKKERAKAVRDLIAEKHQTFLQKLIDEKLPLHVVLQSVEENKGVSQFYTECYFDTLPFGTGLRDICTGTAIEMKKNGLRVSAE, from the coding sequence ATGAGTGAATCATATACGTTTTATGCAGCGACGTTGGGCTGCAAGATTAACCAGTACGAAACACAAGCGTTACGCGAAGTGTGGGTTGCTCGCGGGTTCTCAGAATTGGACTCTGCGGCTGATGCTGATTTTATTCTCGTAAACTCGTGCGCTGTTACAGCTAAGGCTGTGAGTGACGTGCGTTCTACCGTGCGCCAGCTGCACAGAGCAAACGAGGAAGCACAGATTGTTGTTACAGGCTGTGCTGCGCAGGTGATGGGCGATGAGCTTAAAGCTCTGCCGGGCGTTACCCGTATCGTTCCGCAGGATGCAAAAACTTCGTTGAAGACATGGCCGGAATTGAAAGAGGGCATGGCTGAGCCGGAAAATGTATTTCCTGACTTTGCGGTAACTAACTATAATCGTGCCCGTGCAGTTGTAAAAGTGCAGGACGGTTGTTCGCATCGGTGCACGTACTGTATCGTGCCACTTACCCGTGGACGTTCGCGTTCCCGCAGTGTGGCAGATATTATTACAGAAGCCCGTACACTTCTGGAGTCAGGCTTCAGAGAGTTAATTCTTTCTGGTGTTAACTTGCGCCAGTTTGGACGCGATCTCGATGGCACACCGGATTTTTGGGATCTTATTGATGAGTTTGAACGTGCCCTTGGTAAAAAGTGGGGCGGGAAAGCTCGTTTTAGAATTTCATCGTTGGAACCGGGGCAGCTTGGCGCGAAGGCACTGGAAGTGCTCTCTCGCAGTACCATGGTTGCGCCTCAACTTCATATTTCGTTGCAGTCCGGTAGCGACTCTGTGCTGAAACGCATGGGACGTGGTCATTACAAGACGGCACCACTTTTGGATTTTCTAGATAAACTGCACGACGTGTGGCCTGTATACGGGCTTGGTGCAGATATTCTGATGGGCTTTCCGGGGGAAACAGAAGAAGAGTTTCAGGAAACCATGGCGTACATTACGACTATGCCGCTTACCTACGCCCATGTGTTCCCATACTCTATTCGTCCTGGAACTGCCGCTGCAACCATGTCTGATCAGCTGCCTAAACAGGTGAAGAAAGAACGCGCAAAAGCTGTGCGTGATTTAATCGCTGAAAAGCATCAGACCTTTTTACAAAAGCTTATTGATGAGAAACTACCTCTGCATGTTGTTCTGCAATCTGTGGAAGAGAACAAGGGTGTTTCTCAATTTTATACAGAATGTTATTTTGATACCCTTCCGTTTGGTACCGGCTTGCGAGATATTTGCACTGGTACCGCCATAGAAATGAAAAAGAACGGCTTGCGGGTTAGCGCAGAATAA
- a CDS encoding HD domain-containing protein → MSSIRKGLLQTVFSGAYMKRWNDKLRPAELYEVDKQAHKMIIAWLLLQENTREMEDEERRVLGDRIVEWGIFDYLFRLVITDIKPPVYYRIKENPEHHRQLVEWVQGELEPVLSTLGADFWMRFLAYFDPARKHELADDILAAAHCYASSWEFKLIEGLNSFDDELDVIRESFVEQQAEFQNLKGFKGLMDPKTHALGRFANLCGQLRFQKRWSQMPRIPETSVMGHMFLVGCYSYFFSVVQDACPVRRQNNFFCGLFHDLPEMLTRDIISPVKKSVKELDVLIKAYEDEELERRVFQPLRAEGYTDIADRLGFLLGTATGSEFHDCIEVDGNVELVDFEKLQTLYNDNKYNPKDGEMLKVCDELAAYIEAYTAVRNGISINELNQAMWRLRDKYRKKTIGKIHIGALMSDFD, encoded by the coding sequence ATGTCAAGTATTCGTAAGGGATTGTTGCAGACAGTATTTTCCGGCGCGTATATGAAACGCTGGAACGATAAACTGCGACCAGCAGAGCTGTATGAGGTCGATAAGCAGGCACATAAAATGATTATTGCGTGGCTGCTGCTGCAGGAAAATACTCGAGAGATGGAGGACGAAGAGCGTCGCGTGCTTGGCGACAGAATTGTTGAGTGGGGTATCTTTGATTACTTGTTCCGACTTGTAATTACAGATATCAAGCCGCCTGTCTATTACCGAATAAAAGAAAATCCAGAGCACCATCGCCAGCTGGTAGAATGGGTGCAAGGTGAGCTTGAACCGGTGTTGAGTACACTTGGTGCTGATTTCTGGATGCGGTTTCTTGCGTATTTCGACCCGGCTAGAAAACACGAATTAGCAGATGACATTCTTGCTGCCGCACATTGTTATGCAAGCAGTTGGGAATTTAAGCTTATTGAAGGATTGAATTCTTTTGATGATGAACTGGATGTGATTCGTGAATCGTTTGTTGAGCAACAGGCGGAATTCCAGAACTTGAAAGGCTTTAAGGGTTTGATGGATCCAAAGACTCATGCGCTCGGGCGGTTCGCTAATCTTTGTGGACAGCTGCGTTTTCAAAAGCGCTGGTCGCAAATGCCGCGTATTCCAGAAACGTCCGTTATGGGGCATATGTTTTTAGTAGGTTGTTACAGTTACTTCTTCTCAGTGGTTCAGGATGCATGTCCTGTCCGTCGTCAAAATAACTTTTTTTGCGGATTGTTCCATGACCTTCCCGAAATGCTAACTCGCGATATTATTTCACCGGTTAAAAAATCTGTGAAGGAATTGGACGTGCTTATTAAGGCGTATGAGGACGAAGAACTTGAACGACGGGTTTTTCAACCGCTTCGTGCAGAAGGGTATACTGATATTGCAGACCGGTTGGGATTTCTTCTTGGAACCGCAACCGGGTCAGAATTTCATGACTGCATAGAAGTCGACGGGAACGTAGAGCTGGTGGACTTTGAAAAGCTTCAGACTCTATATAATGATAATAAGTACAACCCGAAAGATGGCGAGATGTTAAAGGTTTGTGATGAGCTTGCAGCCTACATCGAAGCATATACAGCGGTTCGGAACGGCATTTCAATTAATGAATTGAATCAAGCCATGTGGCGATTAAGAGATAAGTATCGAAAAAAAACTATAGGTAAAATTCACATTGGAGCACTGATGTCGGATTTTGATTAA